From a single Solanum dulcamara chromosome 4, daSolDulc1.2, whole genome shotgun sequence genomic region:
- the LOC129884223 gene encoding uncharacterized protein LOC129884223 produces MGQKFAELVKMGDFIEEGIKSGKIQSMAALQAASKAIQSGSIGGIKKKREDVSVVNYQHGGQSHQYPNNPQIVAHTPYTSYPVYNTRPHYNPPRAPTYQSPTRPHVPLQAPTHQNRPAYVPRPRPNLEARNTRTYTPIAEPYAQLFERLRIAGVLQPVEEKLPDPIPYNFDGNKRCAYHSGIQGHDTEDCYGLKNQVETLIRRGIIKCTPTPPNVNNNPLPNHENREVNMISLEEEYNLGETIAPVWNAEEAATASPVQPIITVQLKEPLTVQTYLPRVVVTTTVARKAEFDTKEVPWDYKTKAKGKMIDTAVAQGMTRSGRCYTPENLDQGVIGKEPNPKKNVTDAEVTEFWRKMQPKDYSVEEQLKKTSAHISIMSLLMSSEAHRNALMEVLNGVCIPKETASETLAATIGQVLESNKISFHDNELPTEGTGHNKALHIAVKCRDKIVTRVLIDGGSGCNICPFTTMRVLGLNMGDIEESRVKVRAFDGAQRSVIGEIHLTLQVGPAEFPILFQVMDVSSNYNLLLGRPWVHMAKAVPSTLHQCVKFEWGHTEVTVHGELNHPIYSVNSVPVTEELDGATFHTLEIMQAVRIDEKLESVGVKLSGAAKMVAAEMLKYGYQPKTGLGPRANGIVEPIQLKHQKGTTGLGYGSTSGRVHNRGSIKTTFVPEQVPILDHASDDDIVEGIGNLFVAMIGEEEEIDLRKLSIRDSKPGESLQNWTVSPSLFRQKSW; encoded by the coding sequence ATGGGCCAAAAGTTTGCAGAATTGGTCAAGATGGGAGATTTTATAGAGGAAGGCATCAAATCAGGTAAAATTCAGTCCATGGCTGCATTGCAAGCTGCAAGTAAGGCCATACAATCAGGATCCATTGGTGGCATCAAGAAGAAAAGGGAGGATGTTTCAGTCGTCAATTACCAACATGGAGGACAATCCCACCAATACCCAAACAATCCCCAAATTGTTGCACATACTCCATACACCTCGTATCCAGTGTATAATACCCGACCACACTATAATCCACCTCGAGCACCAACATACCAAAGTCCAACAAGACCACATGTCCCACTCCAAGCACCAACCCACCAAAACAGACCAGCATATGTGCCAAGACCACGTCCAAATCTCGAAGCCAGAAATACTCGCACCTATACACCCATTGCTGAACCTTATGCTCAATTGTTTGAAAGGTTAAGGATAGCAGGAGTACTACAGCCAGTTGAGGAAAAACTCCCCGACCCAATCCCTTACAATTTTGATGGAAACAAGCGATGCGCTTACCACTCGGGAATCCAAGGGCATGACACAGAAGATTGTTATGGCTTGAAAAACCAGGTTGAGACGTTGATCAGAAGAGGAATAATAAAATGCACTCCAACACCTCCGAATGTGAACAACAACCCTTTGCCAAATCATGAGAATCGAGAAGTCAATATGATTTCTCTAGAAGAAGAGTACAACTTGGGAGAAACCATCGCGCCTGTCTGGAACGCCGAAGAAGCTGCCACTGCATCTCCAGTGCAACCTATTATCACTGTTCAGCTAAAGGAACCTCTTACTGTCCAAACATATCTCCCGAGAGTTGTAGTAACCACTACAGTTGCTAGAAAGGCTGAGTTTGACACCAAAGAAGTCCCATGGGATTATAAAACAAAAGCCAAGGGCAAGATGATTGACACCGCTGTGGCTCAAGGGATGACTAGATCAGGAAGGTGCTATACTCCCGAGAATCTGGATCAAGGAGTTATTGGGAAGGAGCCGAATCCCAAGAAGAATGTTACGGATGCTGAAGTcacagaattttggagaaagatgCAGCCGAAAGACTATTCAGTCGAAGAGCAACTGAAGAAGACCTCGGCTCATATATCCATAATGTCTTTGCTAATGAGTTCTGAGGCTCATAGGAATGCTTTGATGGAGGTGTTAAATGGGGTTTGCATTCCAAAAGAGACCGCAAGTGAAACCTTAGCTGCAACAATTGGACAAGTATTGGAATCTAACAAAATCTCTTtccatgataatgagctaccaACGGAAGGGACTGGACACAACAAAGCACTTCATATCGCGGTCAAATGTCGTGATAAGATTGTGACCCGAGTTCTGATTGATGGCGGTTCTGGATGTAACATCTGCCCTTTCACAACTATGAGAGTTTTAGGCTTGAATATGGGAGATATAGAGGAAAGTCGTGTAAAGGTGAGAGCTTTTGATGGAGCACAGAGAAGCGTCATTGGAGAAATCCATCTCACATTGCAAGTGGGACCAGCAGAATTCCCTATTTTATTTCAAGTGATGGATGTGTCATCGAACTACAACCTGCTGCTGGGAAGACCATGGGTCCATATGGCAAAAGCAGTCCCTTCAACTCTTCATCAATGTGTAAAGTTTGAGTGGGGTCACACAGAAGTTACTGTTCATGGGGAGCTCAATCACCCCATTTATTCTGTCAATTCTGTTCCAGTAACTGAGGAATTAGATGGAGCCACTTTTCACACTTTAGAAATCATGCAAGCTGTGAGGATTGACGAGAAGTTAGAGTCGGTTGGTGTGAAATTGTCAGGGGCAGCGAAGATGGTCGCAGCAGAGATGTTGAAATACGGGTATCAGCCTAAGACAGGACTTGGACCCAGGGCCAATGGCATAGTTGAACCCATCCAGTTGAAGCATCAGAAAGGTACCACTGGACTTGGATATGGATCTACATCGGGACGAGTCCACAACAGGGGATCCATCAAGACAACGTTCGTACCAGAGCAAGTTCCGATTCTAGATCACGCATCTGACGATGATATAGTGGAAGGAATAGGAAATTTGTTCGTGGCCATGAttggagaagaggaagagatAGATCTCCGCAAATTGAGCATCCGTGATTCCAAGCCTGGAGAAAGCTTGCAGAATTGGACCGTCAGTCCTTCCCTGTTTCGACAAAAGTCCTGGTAG